From Thermotoga sp. Mc24, the proteins below share one genomic window:
- the yicI gene encoding alpha-xylosidase → MRFTEGLWRLREGVQLFKPEQVYEYSCDGKRLILRSPFQRVEHRGQTLQGPVFEIEISSPFENVIRIRFRHFKGVLEKSPYYEIHQDESFTPDIKETEGSFIFTSGKVKAIIRKNPLKMEFFYEDRFLTKSDLGYAVAPEGRFCLERLHLSVGEMIYGLGERFSPFVKNGQRVVMWNEDAGTISDMTYKNIPFYVSSRKYGVFVNDPGKVDFEIATEHVEKVQFSVKGETLDYFIIAGKDLKEVLERYTLLTGRPELPPGWSFGLWLTTSFTTQYDERTVMEFVDGMRERDIPLHVFHFDCFWMKEFHWVDLEWNRENFPDPEGLLKRLKEKGLKVCVWINPYVSQFSSLFDEGKEKGYFLKKPDGDVWQTDDWQPGMAIIDFTNPEARKWFASKLERLIDMGVDCFKTDFGERIPTDVVYYDGSDPEKMHNYYTYLYNKTVFETLERKLGKRNAVVFARSATAGSQKFPVHWGGDCLASYESMAETLRGGLSLALCGFGFWSHDIGGFEDITTPDLYKRWVAFGLLSSHSRLHGNSMYKVPWNFDEEAVEVLRFFTKLKCKLMPYIFASAVEVHERGIPVTRPMIFEFPDDPTCLYLDRQYMLGESLLVAPIFSETGEVTYYLPEGVWTHFLTGERIEGGRWRTEKYDYFGLPLFVRPNSVIPAGSVDDRPDYDYADGVTLNVFEISNKTAHVYNTRDEVELSVKVERRENEIHVEVLKDSGKPWKLLFWNERLEAVEGAETRELEKGTEVVLSFQRAILKTK, encoded by the coding sequence ATGCGTTTCACAGAAGGGCTGTGGAGATTGAGAGAAGGGGTACAGCTGTTCAAACCAGAACAGGTGTACGAATACTCCTGCGATGGAAAAAGATTGATCCTTCGATCGCCGTTTCAGAGGGTGGAGCACCGGGGACAGACGCTTCAGGGTCCGGTCTTCGAGATCGAGATCTCCTCTCCGTTTGAAAACGTAATAAGAATTCGGTTCAGACATTTCAAGGGAGTACTCGAAAAGTCACCGTACTACGAAATCCACCAGGATGAAAGCTTCACACCGGATATCAAAGAAACAGAAGGAAGTTTTATCTTCACCTCAGGAAAGGTAAAAGCGATCATAAGGAAGAATCCTCTCAAGATGGAATTCTTCTACGAAGATCGTTTCCTCACGAAATCGGATCTGGGATACGCCGTGGCACCAGAAGGGAGGTTCTGTCTTGAAAGACTTCATCTGAGTGTGGGAGAGATGATCTACGGTCTCGGAGAAAGATTCTCACCTTTCGTCAAAAACGGTCAGAGAGTTGTCATGTGGAACGAGGACGCCGGAACGATCTCCGATATGACCTACAAGAACATCCCGTTCTATGTGAGCAGCAGAAAGTACGGTGTCTTCGTGAACGATCCTGGAAAGGTGGACTTCGAAATTGCAACAGAACATGTGGAAAAGGTGCAGTTCAGTGTGAAAGGAGAGACTCTGGACTATTTCATCATCGCTGGAAAAGATCTGAAAGAAGTTCTGGAACGCTACACACTTCTCACAGGACGGCCAGAACTTCCTCCTGGCTGGAGCTTTGGACTCTGGCTCACCACATCCTTCACCACACAGTACGATGAGAGAACTGTGATGGAGTTCGTGGATGGCATGAGAGAACGTGACATACCCCTTCATGTCTTTCACTTCGACTGCTTCTGGATGAAGGAGTTTCACTGGGTGGATCTTGAGTGGAACAGGGAGAACTTCCCCGACCCTGAAGGGTTGTTGAAACGCCTCAAAGAGAAGGGACTGAAGGTGTGCGTCTGGATAAACCCCTATGTCTCTCAGTTTTCGAGTCTCTTTGACGAGGGAAAAGAAAAGGGCTATTTCCTGAAAAAACCAGACGGAGATGTCTGGCAGACGGACGACTGGCAACCAGGAATGGCGATCATCGATTTCACAAATCCAGAAGCCAGAAAGTGGTTCGCTTCAAAACTGGAAAGATTGATAGATATGGGGGTTGACTGTTTCAAGACGGACTTTGGAGAGAGAATCCCCACAGATGTGGTCTATTACGACGGATCCGATCCTGAGAAAATGCACAACTACTACACCTATCTGTACAACAAAACCGTCTTTGAAACTCTGGAGAGAAAACTCGGAAAGAGAAACGCTGTCGTCTTCGCGCGGTCTGCAACGGCAGGGAGTCAGAAATTCCCGGTCCACTGGGGAGGAGATTGTCTGGCTTCCTATGAGTCCATGGCGGAAACCCTGAGAGGGGGTCTTTCTCTCGCACTGTGCGGTTTCGGTTTCTGGAGTCACGACATCGGAGGATTCGAGGACATCACAACACCGGATCTGTACAAGAGATGGGTGGCATTCGGTCTTCTGTCATCTCACAGCAGGCTCCACGGAAATTCGATGTACAAGGTTCCCTGGAACTTCGATGAAGAAGCGGTGGAGGTGCTCAGATTTTTCACGAAACTGAAGTGCAAGCTCATGCCCTATATATTCGCCAGCGCAGTCGAAGTACATGAGAGGGGAATCCCTGTCACGAGACCCATGATTTTTGAGTTTCCAGACGATCCCACCTGTCTCTATCTGGACAGACAGTACATGCTGGGAGAATCACTCCTTGTCGCTCCGATCTTCAGCGAGACGGGAGAGGTAACCTACTACCTTCCAGAGGGAGTCTGGACTCACTTTCTCACCGGTGAGAGGATAGAAGGAGGAAGATGGAGAACAGAAAAATACGACTACTTCGGGCTTCCACTCTTTGTGAGACCAAACTCCGTAATTCCAGCAGGGTCCGTCGATGACAGGCCGGATTACGATTACGCAGACGGTGTCACATTGAACGTTTTTGAAATTTCAAACAAAACAGCGCATGTTTACAACACACGGGACGAGGTGGAATTGAGTGTGAAAGTAGAGAGAAGAGAAAACGAGATACACGTTGAGGTCCTGAAGGACTCCGGAAAACCATGGAAGCTGCTGTTCTGGAACGAAAGGCTTGAAGCTGTGGAAGGCGCTGAGACAAGAGAACTAGAAAAAGGAACAGAGGTGGTTCTCAGCTTCCAGAGAGCGATTTTAAAGACAAAATGA
- a CDS encoding L-fucose/L-arabinose isomerase family protein, whose translation MKGKYRVGLISFSDGREYVHRELEGIVKKFEDEIAKTLEETGEVEVIRAKEIVWKPSIAKREARRLAEEGAEVTIFNYAVWAFPHFTVLASKFAPGPFLLFSNINPQYPGMVAMLSAAGALEQDGTKHYRMWGNIKDEKVLRKVMAFIRAGSTYKKLRGQRYGVFGGRSMGMYTAVPNVDLWNKIFGVDVEHIDQFEIVRRSQLIPDERARKGRLWIEEKAKAVHYDGKYLTPEKLELQIKSYHAVREIVEEMELDFVGIKGQLELTEHFVTMDVTETFLNDPYDWEGEHEPIVCATEADSDGALTMQIFKLIAKTPVLFADVRHYVEEYDVLDLCNSGNHATYFAARSFDPDENMKKVEFYPQTFYFPAGGAAVKHIAAPGKVTLGRLTREDGRYRFTVVPGEFVDFGEEKNYEIADSIQNNWPHAFLKMETPIDEFLTKYSSNHIHGVYGDYVEEIKTFCEIAGIDFVLMK comes from the coding sequence ATGAAGGGAAAATACAGGGTGGGACTCATCAGCTTCTCCGATGGAAGAGAGTACGTGCACAGAGAACTTGAAGGCATTGTGAAAAAGTTCGAAGATGAGATAGCAAAAACTCTGGAAGAAACAGGAGAAGTGGAGGTAATCAGAGCAAAAGAAATCGTGTGGAAGCCTTCAATAGCGAAGAGAGAAGCAAGAAGGCTCGCAGAAGAGGGAGCGGAAGTTACCATCTTCAACTACGCAGTTTGGGCGTTCCCTCATTTCACAGTTCTTGCGAGCAAATTCGCACCGGGTCCGTTTCTACTTTTTTCCAACATAAACCCGCAGTATCCAGGTATGGTTGCGATGCTCTCTGCGGCGGGAGCGCTGGAACAGGACGGAACGAAGCACTACAGAATGTGGGGCAACATAAAAGACGAGAAAGTTCTCAGGAAAGTGATGGCATTCATCAGAGCGGGAAGCACATACAAAAAACTCAGGGGTCAGAGATACGGTGTGTTCGGTGGAAGATCGATGGGTATGTACACCGCCGTTCCTAACGTGGATCTGTGGAACAAGATCTTCGGTGTCGATGTAGAGCACATAGACCAGTTCGAGATCGTTCGAAGAAGCCAGCTGATACCGGACGAGCGCGCAAGGAAAGGAAGGCTCTGGATCGAAGAGAAAGCAAAAGCGGTTCACTACGATGGGAAGTACCTCACACCCGAAAAGCTCGAACTCCAGATAAAGAGCTATCATGCGGTGAGGGAGATCGTGGAGGAGATGGAATTAGACTTTGTGGGAATAAAAGGCCAGCTCGAACTCACAGAACACTTCGTGACGATGGATGTGACGGAGACGTTCCTGAACGATCCCTACGACTGGGAAGGAGAGCACGAACCGATCGTGTGCGCAACAGAGGCAGATTCCGATGGGGCGCTCACGATGCAGATCTTCAAGCTGATTGCGAAAACACCCGTGCTCTTTGCGGACGTGAGACACTACGTGGAGGAGTACGATGTACTGGATCTGTGCAACTCAGGAAACCACGCAACGTACTTTGCAGCCAGATCGTTCGATCCCGACGAGAACATGAAGAAAGTGGAGTTCTATCCACAGACGTTCTACTTCCCCGCAGGTGGTGCAGCGGTAAAACACATAGCAGCACCCGGAAAAGTGACACTTGGAAGACTCACGAGGGAAGATGGAAGGTACAGATTCACAGTCGTTCCTGGAGAGTTCGTGGACTTTGGGGAGGAGAAAAACTACGAGATAGCAGACAGCATACAGAACAACTGGCCGCACGCGTTTTTGAAGATGGAGACACCTATAGACGAATTCCTGACCAAATATTCCTCCAACCACATCCACGGCGTCTACGGAGACTACGTGGAGGAGATCAAAACCTTCTGTGAAATAGCCGGTATCGATTTTGTGCTTATGAAATGA
- a CDS encoding alpha-L-fucosidase — translation MNHRYKPDWESLREHTVPKWFDKAKFGIFIHWGIYSVPGWATPTGELGKVPMDAWFFQNPYAEWYENSLRIKESPTWEYHVKTYGENFEYEKFADLFTAEKWDPQEWADLFKKAGAKYVIPTTKHHDGFCLWGTKYTDFNSVKRGPKRDLVGDLAKAVREAGLRFGVYYSGGLDWRFTTEPIRYPEDLSYIRPNTYEYADYAYKQVMELVDLYLPDVLWNDMGWPEKGKEDLKYLFAYYYNKHPEGSVNDRWGVPHWDFKTAEYHVNYPGDLPGYKWEFTRGIGLSFGYNRNEGPEHMLSVEQLVYTLVDVVSKGGNLLLNVGPKGDGTIPDLQKERLLGLGEWLRKYGDAIYGTSVWERCCAKTEDGTEIRFTRKCNRIFVIFLGIPTGEKIVIEDLNLSAGTVRHFLTGERLSFKNVGKNLEITVPKKLLETDSITLVLEAVEE, via the coding sequence GTGAATCATCGCTACAAACCTGACTGGGAATCTCTGAGGGAACACACAGTACCGAAATGGTTCGACAAGGCGAAATTCGGGATCTTCATTCACTGGGGGATTTACTCTGTTCCGGGATGGGCGACGCCCACCGGAGAACTCGGTAAAGTGCCGATGGATGCCTGGTTCTTCCAGAATCCGTACGCAGAGTGGTACGAAAATTCCCTCAGGATCAAGGAGAGTCCCACCTGGGAATACCACGTGAAGACCTACGGAGAAAATTTCGAGTACGAGAAGTTTGCGGATCTTTTCACCGCAGAGAAGTGGGATCCACAAGAGTGGGCTGATCTCTTCAAAAAAGCAGGAGCGAAGTACGTGATACCGACAACGAAACACCACGATGGATTTTGTCTGTGGGGGACGAAATACACAGATTTCAACTCCGTGAAGAGAGGACCGAAGAGAGATCTCGTAGGAGATCTTGCAAAAGCCGTAAGAGAAGCAGGATTGAGATTTGGAGTGTACTACTCAGGAGGTCTGGACTGGCGCTTCACGACCGAGCCGATAAGATACCCCGAGGATCTCTCCTACATCAGGCCGAACACTTACGAGTACGCAGATTATGCCTACAAACAGGTCATGGAACTTGTGGATCTGTACCTTCCCGACGTTCTCTGGAACGACATGGGCTGGCCGGAGAAAGGAAAGGAAGACCTGAAGTATCTCTTCGCTTACTACTACAACAAACATCCAGAAGGTTCTGTGAACGACAGGTGGGGAGTGCCGCACTGGGATTTCAAAACGGCCGAGTACCACGTGAACTATCCGGGGGATCTGCCGGGCTACAAATGGGAGTTTACGAGGGGAATAGGGCTCTCTTTTGGATACAACCGAAACGAGGGGCCGGAACACATGCTCTCTGTTGAACAGCTCGTCTACACACTCGTGGACGTTGTGAGCAAGGGAGGAAATCTCCTTTTGAACGTTGGGCCAAAGGGTGACGGAACGATTCCGGATCTGCAAAAAGAAAGACTCCTGGGCCTTGGTGAATGGCTGAGAAAGTACGGAGATGCCATCTACGGTACTTCTGTCTGGGAAAGGTGCTGTGCGAAGACTGAGGATGGAACAGAGATCAGGTTCACCAGAAAATGTAACAGAATCTTTGTCATCTTTCTCGGTATCCCGACCGGAGAAAAAATTGTAATTGAGGATCTCAATCTATCAGCAGGGACAGTGAGACATTTCCTGACGGGGGAGAGATTGAGCTTCAAAAATGTGGGAAAGAACCTGGAAATCACAGTACCCAAAAAGCTCCTTGAAACAGACAGCATAACACTCGTGTTGGAGGCGGTGGAAGAATGA
- a CDS encoding class I fructose-bisphosphate aldolase: MHGGKAVRFSRLLNPKSGRSLIIALDHGLMFGNVEGLGDPVETLEKAISCGVDGVLLSPGVARLTEQLFRGKNAPARILTIDLPMGSTVPGRFEKVFAHKLIYSVEQAVKMAVDAVKILFPWGLEKSAQAEVVQVISKAVEECEHWDMPLVVEPVLWGENVSERNDLDLIESAARIAVEIGADILKIQFLGESRLSRIIHRLRIPVFVLGGPKSDSSRQILKVVQESVRSGAKGVMFGRNVWQRENMEEVLAALKSIIHDDLGYEEVVQKFNL, from the coding sequence ATGCATGGTGGGAAAGCGGTGAGATTTTCAAGGCTTTTGAATCCGAAATCTGGTAGGTCTCTTATTATCGCTTTAGATCATGGTTTGATGTTTGGGAACGTAGAGGGGTTGGGGGATCCTGTGGAGACTTTAGAGAAAGCGATATCCTGTGGTGTGGATGGGGTTCTTTTGAGTCCTGGTGTAGCGAGATTGACGGAGCAGTTGTTCAGAGGGAAAAATGCCCCTGCTCGGATTCTAACAATAGATCTTCCAATGGGTTCAACTGTTCCGGGAAGATTCGAAAAAGTATTCGCCCATAAGCTGATATACTCTGTAGAACAGGCAGTGAAAATGGCTGTGGATGCCGTGAAGATTCTATTCCCATGGGGATTAGAAAAGAGTGCACAAGCCGAAGTAGTTCAAGTGATATCAAAGGCTGTTGAAGAATGCGAGCACTGGGATATGCCATTGGTGGTCGAACCGGTTTTGTGGGGGGAGAATGTTTCAGAAAGGAACGATCTTGATCTCATAGAGTCTGCTGCGAGAATAGCCGTGGAGATAGGAGCGGACATCTTGAAGATTCAATTCTTGGGGGAAAGTCGACTCTCTCGGATAATTCATAGGCTTCGTATTCCCGTTTTTGTACTTGGGGGACCAAAGTCAGACAGTTCAAGACAGATCCTGAAGGTAGTTCAGGAATCAGTGAGATCAGGTGCAAAAGGAGTGATGTTTGGAAGAAACGTATGGCAGAGAGAAAACATGGAAGAAGTCCTGGCAGCCCTGAAATCCATCATACACGATGATTTGGGTTATGAGGAAGTTGTCCAGAAGTTCAATTTGTAA
- a CDS encoding FGGY-family carbohydrate kinase, whose protein sequence is MYCGIDVGTTNTKVLVFNDSFKVVFLEKFKTPVISSKEGDFLSSEKLFEGILRSLKEIPEGIKKKIGAIGISSLGETVFPISKDGEVLQDGMMWYNKSVLREYREFLERVPPIVIFKKTGLWPSWIYSVFKMKKFYKGNEELSQRVYKWLDVTSLIAFLLTGNVAMDRGHSSRTLLMNILTGKWDDELVEASGIPKEHLPEVADSGIPRGKIREEISKEIGFPEDVIVTTAGQDHITASYAVSVHDETKLMDSSGTTEAMLWTVGRETLEGYLKKAPKVFQAGFHCIPGKYYLLTGLPTGGFCIDWLLNKILKEDYSVFRMFKYQKNTAFFFPYLRGKFDREEIGGAFFNLKDTDDRDVIISAVLESIAFEMRGCLNEFEKLGLKNYEVVATGGGSQLREWLKIKASVFDRAVKVFSVHESVALGAAMIAKIAKTGQKNWGEFFKRISQNFEYEYFYPGESDYFQRKYLEYLKLRNRIYGF, encoded by the coding sequence GTGTATTGCGGCATAGACGTGGGGACAACTAACACGAAAGTTCTGGTGTTCAATGATAGTTTCAAAGTGGTGTTTTTGGAAAAATTCAAAACGCCGGTGATTTCCAGTAAAGAGGGCGATTTTCTGTCATCAGAAAAGCTTTTTGAAGGGATATTGAGATCTCTCAAAGAAATTCCTGAGGGGATAAAAAAGAAGATAGGAGCTATTGGAATTTCTTCACTCGGAGAAACGGTGTTTCCAATATCGAAAGATGGAGAAGTACTTCAGGACGGAATGATGTGGTACAACAAAAGCGTTCTGAGGGAATACAGAGAGTTTCTGGAAAGAGTTCCACCGATTGTGATATTCAAAAAAACAGGGTTATGGCCTTCGTGGATATACTCTGTGTTCAAAATGAAAAAGTTCTACAAAGGAAATGAAGAACTGAGTCAAAGAGTTTACAAATGGCTCGATGTGACAAGTTTAATAGCTTTTTTGTTGACAGGAAACGTTGCGATGGACAGAGGACACTCTTCAAGAACGTTGTTGATGAACATACTCACGGGAAAATGGGACGATGAATTAGTGGAAGCATCTGGTATTCCAAAAGAACACCTTCCCGAGGTCGCTGATAGTGGGATCCCACGAGGAAAGATAAGGGAAGAAATTTCCAAAGAAATCGGTTTTCCTGAGGATGTGATTGTAACAACGGCCGGTCAGGACCATATAACGGCTTCCTATGCCGTTAGTGTTCACGATGAAACCAAGTTGATGGATTCTTCTGGCACGACGGAGGCTATGCTCTGGACGGTCGGTAGAGAAACTTTGGAGGGGTACCTGAAGAAGGCTCCAAAGGTGTTCCAAGCTGGTTTCCACTGTATCCCTGGTAAGTACTATCTTCTCACAGGTCTTCCCACGGGTGGATTCTGTATCGACTGGCTCCTCAACAAAATTCTCAAGGAAGATTACTCCGTTTTCAGGATGTTTAAATACCAAAAGAACACAGCCTTTTTCTTCCCCTACCTCCGTGGTAAGTTCGACAGGGAAGAGATCGGAGGAGCGTTCTTCAACTTAAAAGACACAGATGATCGGGATGTTATCATCTCTGCTGTTCTTGAATCGATCGCTTTCGAAATGAGAGGTTGTCTTAACGAATTCGAGAAACTGGGATTGAAAAACTATGAGGTTGTGGCAACGGGTGGTGGTAGTCAGCTAAGAGAGTGGTTGAAGATAAAAGCAAGTGTTTTCGACAGAGCTGTGAAGGTCTTCTCTGTTCACGAGAGCGTCGCTCTTGGTGCAGCCATGATAGCCAAAATCGCAAAAACAGGCCAAAAGAATTGGGGAGAGTTTTTCAAAAGAATTTCTCAGAACTTTGAATATGAATATTTCTATCCAGGTGAGAGCGATTACTTTCAAAGGAAATACCTTGAGTATTTAAAACTCAGAAACAGAATTTATGGGTTCTAA
- a CDS encoding mannitol dehydrogenase: MKALLIEKPGVASVVEKEIPVPGEDQTLVKVLACGICGTDYKIFFGGTNANYPVVPGHEIVGAVERSGAFEKGQMVVIDPNRSCGKCDYCRRGMPQFCEKLQATGVTEPGGFAEYVLVENSQVYPVRNVPAERAVFAEPLSCVLEGVKMVKHGFYDRILVVGAGSIGVIFGLIFKKIFPGAEIVLAEKDEKRAEYVVQTFGLKVDEPKGEYDLTVECSGTVGGFKACFEHTGKGGTLLQFSVISKDKTVEISPFEIYRKEMKLLGSYLNPFTMKEAVKIIESGEFPFEKLVTDRLDLEGVKEYLSSHRKALMKGIFSQ, translated from the coding sequence ATGAAAGCACTTCTGATAGAAAAACCCGGTGTTGCGAGTGTTGTGGAGAAAGAGATACCCGTTCCCGGTGAAGATCAGACCCTCGTGAAGGTGCTCGCATGCGGTATTTGTGGGACTGACTACAAGATATTCTTTGGAGGCACCAACGCCAACTATCCAGTTGTTCCAGGGCATGAGATCGTCGGCGCCGTTGAAAGATCGGGTGCTTTCGAAAAAGGCCAGATGGTTGTAATCGATCCCAACAGATCCTGTGGGAAGTGTGACTACTGTAGAAGAGGTATGCCTCAGTTTTGCGAGAAACTTCAGGCAACGGGCGTGACAGAACCAGGAGGATTTGCGGAATACGTGCTCGTGGAGAACTCACAGGTTTATCCTGTGAGAAATGTACCCGCAGAAAGAGCCGTTTTCGCAGAACCGCTTTCCTGTGTTCTCGAAGGAGTGAAGATGGTAAAACATGGATTCTACGACAGAATCCTCGTAGTTGGAGCAGGTAGTATAGGTGTGATTTTTGGTCTGATCTTCAAGAAAATTTTTCCGGGTGCAGAAATAGTCCTTGCGGAGAAAGACGAGAAACGCGCGGAATACGTTGTGCAAACTTTTGGATTGAAAGTGGATGAACCGAAAGGTGAGTACGATCTCACTGTCGAGTGCTCTGGTACGGTGGGAGGGTTCAAAGCTTGCTTTGAGCACACAGGAAAAGGTGGAACCCTCCTTCAGTTCAGCGTCATCTCCAAAGACAAGACGGTTGAGATCTCACCGTTCGAGATCTATCGAAAGGAGATGAAACTGCTCGGGTCTTACCTGAATCCTTTCACGATGAAAGAAGCGGTGAAGATCATAGAATCTGGAGAGTTTCCCTTCGAAAAACTTGTCACCGATCGTCTGGATCTTGAAGGGGTGAAAGAATACCTGTCGTCTCATAGGAAAGCGTTGATGAAGGGGATTTTTTCTCAGTAA
- a CDS encoding SDR family NAD(P)-dependent oxidoreductase: MPILERLFSLEEKVALVTGGGQGIGKAIAQALAAAGAAVLIMDINEETARRTVEEIKEKGGEADFYVGDVTKEEDCFGAVKKALDRWGKLDIGVNNAGIGDWCEAENYPVEKWKKVIDVNLVGVFLSAKAEFHAMKERKYGKIINIASMSGHIVNKPQKQTAYNASKAGVIHLTRSLAAEWAPYGIRVNSISPGYIRTPLIESPNVKDLVPLWLDMIPLGRLGEVDDLIGAAIFLASSASDYMTGHDLVIDGGYTVW; encoded by the coding sequence ATGCCAATTCTTGAAAGACTCTTTTCTTTAGAGGAAAAGGTTGCTCTGGTGACTGGTGGAGGACAGGGCATCGGGAAGGCGATCGCTCAGGCGCTGGCAGCGGCGGGTGCAGCTGTTTTGATCATGGATATAAACGAAGAAACAGCCAGAAGAACGGTCGAAGAGATAAAAGAGAAAGGTGGCGAAGCAGATTTCTATGTTGGGGATGTGACGAAAGAAGAAGATTGTTTTGGAGCAGTCAAGAAGGCGCTGGATAGGTGGGGGAAACTCGACATAGGAGTCAACAACGCGGGAATAGGAGACTGGTGTGAAGCGGAGAATTATCCGGTTGAGAAGTGGAAAAAGGTCATAGATGTGAATCTGGTTGGGGTGTTTCTTTCCGCAAAAGCGGAGTTCCACGCTATGAAGGAAAGAAAATACGGAAAGATCATAAACATCGCGTCCATGTCCGGACACATCGTGAACAAACCTCAGAAGCAGACAGCTTACAACGCTTCAAAAGCGGGTGTGATTCATCTCACCAGATCCCTGGCCGCCGAATGGGCCCCGTACGGAATCAGGGTGAACAGCATAAGCCCCGGATACATCAGAACACCTCTTATAGAATCTCCAAACGTGAAAGATCTTGTTCCCCTCTGGCTCGACATGATCCCTCTTGGAAGACTGGGAGAGGTGGATGATCTGATAGGAGCTGCTATCTTCCTTGCAAGTTCCGCCTCAGATTACATGACAGGGCACGATCTTGTGATAGACGGAGGCTACACCGTCTGGTGA
- a CDS encoding carbohydrate ABC transporter permease: MAIRKKTVFKALWYVLWIFLSIITIFPIYWTLLVSLRTRLEVFTRTDLILNSFYWENYIRPLFRDIYGKFLFNSVIVATGNTLLVIFLAFLATFSLSRFRLRGSNNIFFWTLTNRMAPPAAFTLPIYLLFAKVLPFFYDTHFALILVYCVFNLPFAIWLLKGTIDGIPKEIDEAALVDGANLWQLIWKIIFPVARPGIMAAAVLTWLFSWNEYLFASTLTNFRARTMPTGLAEFVTVTGTNWGEMAAMTIVTMIPAFVFLFLVQKYIVAGMTFGAVKE, encoded by the coding sequence ATGGCTATAAGGAAAAAAACTGTTTTCAAAGCATTATGGTATGTTCTTTGGATTTTTCTTTCCATTATCACTATTTTCCCGATCTACTGGACTTTGTTAGTCTCCCTGAGAACGAGGCTAGAAGTGTTTACAAGAACAGATCTTATTTTGAATTCTTTTTATTGGGAAAATTATATCCGTCCTCTTTTTAGGGATATATACGGAAAATTCCTCTTCAATTCTGTAATAGTCGCAACAGGAAATACCCTCCTTGTAATATTTCTAGCTTTTTTGGCTACTTTTTCCCTGTCGCGGTTCCGATTGCGTGGATCCAATAATATTTTCTTCTGGACACTAACAAATAGAATGGCACCACCCGCTGCTTTTACTCTTCCTATTTACCTCCTGTTTGCAAAAGTGCTTCCGTTTTTCTATGACACACATTTTGCTCTGATTCTGGTTTACTGTGTCTTTAACCTACCATTTGCTATATGGTTACTCAAAGGAACAATAGATGGTATTCCAAAAGAAATTGACGAAGCAGCATTAGTAGATGGTGCAAATTTATGGCAATTAATATGGAAGATTATATTCCCGGTAGCACGGCCAGGTATAATGGCAGCAGCAGTCTTAACTTGGTTGTTTTCGTGGAATGAATATCTATTTGCATCGACTTTGACTAATTTCAGAGCTCGAACAATGCCAACAGGATTGGCAGAATTCGTAACCGTTACAGGAACAAACTGGGGTGAAATGGCTGCTATGACAATTGTTACTATGATTCCCGCTTTTGTTTTCCTTTTCCTTGTTCAGAAGTATATAGTTGCTGGAATGACATTCGGTGCTGTTAAGGAATAA
- a CDS encoding carbohydrate ABC transporter permease has product MKISEERKGWGLLAPTIVILLFVGVVPFIYALFLSFYRWNIFSATGKPIWIGADNFRKLVFDEAFLSSLGKNLLFAGIVVPLETFLGLMLAISLMKPYRFRNAFRLIHTLPLAMPPIAIGAMWKLMTNPGLGIIYRYLEKIGIVYNIGRSSTQAFWTVVLMDVWHWTPFVTLSFLAGLSALPRSPFEQAQIDGANRWQTFWHVTLPLLKPVSLTVVFIRLMDALRIVDEVWMLTGGGPGTATRFTGIHVWRMVFSRTDYGYGSAISVFLLYLTIVLSWLFLQVVTRREEG; this is encoded by the coding sequence ATGAAAATATCGGAAGAACGCAAAGGTTGGGGGCTGCTGGCCCCCACCATTGTAATCCTTCTTTTTGTAGGAGTTGTTCCCTTCATATATGCACTGTTCCTTTCTTTTTACAGATGGAACATCTTCAGTGCCACGGGTAAACCCATCTGGATAGGAGCCGACAATTTTAGAAAATTGGTATTCGACGAAGCTTTCTTGTCATCTTTGGGTAAGAATTTGTTGTTCGCTGGAATAGTCGTCCCTCTTGAGACCTTCTTGGGTTTGATGCTTGCTATTTCATTGATGAAACCTTATAGATTTAGAAATGCTTTCAGATTGATTCATACTTTGCCTCTTGCGATGCCACCGATTGCCATAGGTGCCATGTGGAAATTGATGACAAATCCTGGTCTTGGAATAATTTACAGATATTTAGAAAAAATAGGGATTGTGTACAACATAGGAAGAAGCTCCACTCAGGCCTTTTGGACGGTTGTGCTTATGGACGTTTGGCACTGGACACCCTTTGTTACTCTTTCGTTCCTTGCAGGATTATCAGCTTTGCCACGTTCTCCTTTTGAGCAGGCTCAGATAGATGGGGCAAACAGATGGCAAACCTTTTGGCATGTTACTTTACCTTTGTTAAAACCAGTGAGCTTAACTGTTGTCTTCATTCGTTTGATGGATGCCCTAAGAATAGTAGATGAGGTGTGGATGCTTACAGGAGGAGGGCCTGGAACAGCCACAAGGTTTACTGGTATACATGTTTGGAGAATGGTGTTTTCCAGAACAGACTACGGTTATGGATCTGCTATCTCTGTTTTTCTGCTTTATTTGACCATAGTTCTAAGCTGGCTATTCCTCCAAGTAGTTACCAGACGCGAGGAGGGATAA